From a single Arvicanthis niloticus isolate mArvNil1 unplaced genomic scaffold, mArvNil1.pat.X pat_scaffold_525_arrow_ctg1, whole genome shotgun sequence genomic region:
- the LOC117702166 gene encoding olfactory receptor 3A10, giving the protein MEPGTWGNRTAVTEFILLGLTGNVRLQPILFVVFFFAYIITVGGNFSILAAIFVEPKLHTPMYYFLGNLSLLDIGCISVTVPPMLVCLLVHECRVPYAACISQLFFFHLLAGVDCHLLTAMAYDRYLAICQPLTYSTRMSREVQGTLVGICCTVSFINALTHTVAVSVLDFCGPNVVNHFYCDLPPLFQLSCSSIYLNGQLLFVGATFMGVVPMILISVSYAHVAAAVLRIRSAEGRKKAFSTCGSHLTVVCIFYGTGFFSYMRLGSVSASDKDKGIGILNTILSPMLNPLIYSLRNPDVQGALKRVLTGKRHTG; this is encoded by the coding sequence ATGGAGCCAGGTACCTGGGGAAACAGGACAGCCGTCACGGAATTCATCCTTCTTGGCTTAACAGGAAATGTAAGACTGCAACCTAtcctttttgttgtctttttctttgcCTATATTATCACAGTTGGGGGTAACTTCAGCATTTTGGCTGCCATCTTTGTGGAACCCAAGCTCCACACTCCTATGTACTACTTCTTGGGGAATTTATCTCTGTTGGACATCGGATGCATCAGTGTCACTGTTCCTCCGATGCTGGTGTGTCTCCTGGTTCACGAGTGCAGAGTTCCCTATGCTGCCTGCATTTCACAGCTCTTTTTTTTCCACCTCCTGGCAGGTGTGGACTGTCATCTCTTGACagccatggcctatgaccgctaccTGGCCATCTGCCAACCCCTCACCTATAGCACCCGCATGAGCCGTGAAGTGCAGGGCACACTGGTGGGTATTTGCTGTACTGTCTCCTTCATTAATGCTCTGACTCACACAGTGGCTGTGTCTGTGCTGGACTTCTGTGGCCCTAATGTGGTCAACCACTTCTACTGTGACCTCCCACCCCTTTTCCAGCTCTCCTGCTCCAGCATCTACCTCAATGGGCAGCTGCTTTTTGTGGGAGCCACTTTCATGGGAGTAGTCCCCATGATACTGATCTCAGTGTCCTATGCCCATGTTGCAGCTGCAGTACTGAGGATCCGCTCcgcagaggggaggaagaaggcatTTTCCACATGTGGCTCCCACCTCACTGTGGTCTGTATCTTTTATGGAACTGGCTTCTTCAGTTACATGCGTCTGGGTTCTGTCTCAGCCTCAGATAAGGACAAGGGCATTGGGATTCTCAATACTATCCTCAGCCCTATGTTAAACCCACTCATCTATAGTCTCCGGAACCCAGATGTACAGGGTGCCCTGAAGAGGGTGCTGACAGGAAAGAGGCATACAGGGTGA